The genomic region CACGACCGGGGTGAGCCACCGGAATTTTCGAAAATTCCGGAGCGGAGCCTTTGAAGGCTCCGGCGCGATTTCTTTGAAGAAATCGCTGGCTCAAAGCTGGCTCAAAGATCGCGGAAGCGTTTTTCCTGGCGGGCGGTCCAGCGCAGGGTCAGGTGATAGCCATCCTCGGCCTCCACCTCGGCCATAACGACACCTTCCTGATGCAGCCATGCGCGCTTGCGCCCCTCGGCGAAGGGCAGGATCAGGGTCTGGTCGGTCTTGGCTTCGTCAAAGACCAGAGAGATCGCGTCCAGCAGGGTCGGCACGCCTTCGCCGGTCAGGGCGGAGACCGGGAACACCCGGTCACGCCCCGTGGCGCCAAGGGCAAGGGCGGCGCGGGCAGCCGGGTCGACGAGGTCCAGCTTGTTCCACACCTCAAGCACCGGGACGGCGGGCTTGACGCCAAGCGAGGTCAGGATTTCGGCCACGTCCTGCGCCTGTTCGGCGGTTTCGGGGTGGCTGATGTCGCGGACATGCAGGATCAGGTCCGCCTCAAGCACCTCTTCCAGCGTGGCGCGGAAGGCGGCGACAAGCTGGGTCGGCAGGTCGGAAATGAAGCCCACGGTATCGGAGGCGATGATCTTGCGCCCTGCCCCGCCATCCGGCGCGGGCAAGGTGATGCCGCGCATCGTGGGGTCAAGCGTGGCGAAAAGCATGTCCTTGGCCAGAACCTCGGCCCCGGTCATCCGGTTGAACAGCGTGGATTTGCCAGCGTTGGTATAGCCCACGAGCGCCACCAGCGGAAACGGCACCTTGCGGCGCGAGGCGCGGTGGAGTTCGCGGGTCTTCACCACCTTGTCCAGCTGGCGCTTGAGGCGGATGACCTGATCGTCGATGGCGCGGCGGTCGGCCTCAAGCTGGGTTTCCCCCGGGCCGCCGACAAAGCCAAAGCCGCCGCGCTGGCGTTCAAGGTGGGTCCAGGCCCGGACAAGGCGGGTGCGCTGATAGCTGAGCGCGGCGAGTTCGACCTGCAACACCCCTTCGCGGGTGCGGGCGCGGTCGGCGAAAATCTCAAGGATCAGCGAGGTGCGGTCGAGAAGTTTGACGCCCCACTCCTTTTCCAGATTGCGCTGCTGGACGGGGGAGACGGTGCCATCGACCAGCACCAGTTCAATCTCGTCCGCCTTGAAGCGGGTCTTGAGGTCTTCGACCTTGCCGGAGCCGATCAGCGTGGCGGGGCTGGTGCGGGACAGGCGCACGACCTCGGCCCCGCGGATGTCAAGTTCCGGCAAGGCGGCGGCGAGCGCCACAGCCTCGGCCAGCCCATGTTCGGGCAGGCGGCGGGCGTTGGCGGACTTCAGCGCCGGATGCAGGACATAGGTGCGCGTCGGCTGCGCGGCGGTGTCGCGCAGACGTTGCCCTGCCCTTTGTGAGAGCAGGTCATCCGGGTCCTGAGGATCGGTGGAGATCAGTCTTCCCCTTCGTACAGGCTGATGGGTGCGCCCGGCATGATGGTTGAAATGGCGTGCTTGTAGACCAGCTGCGATTGTCCATCACGGCGCAACAGCACGCAGAAGTTGTCAAACCAGGTGATCACGCCCTGCAGCTTGACCCCGTTTATCAGGAAGATCGTTACCGGAACTTTGGCCTTCCGCACATGATTGAGGAAGGCGTCTTGCAGGTTTTGCTTGTCGGCGGCCATTGCTTTTTTGCCTTGTTTTTCTAAAGCTTCACTGTCGCGGCTGCGGTGTTTTTCTATCAGCCCTGTCGTCACCGCCTAAGACGGCCTGCCCCAAGTATGAAGCGGGTTTCAGGGAGATTCCAGCGCAAAAATCAGGCTGTTACGCGACGGGCGGTTGAGTGGCCGCAGTCCGGGTCAGCGGCCGGGGTCAGCGGCGGCCCCGGGCGGGCAGGATCAGCGCCAGAAGGGCGAGTGTTTCCAGCCGTCCCACAATCATCGCAAGACCAAGCGCCAGCTTCACGGACGGGGTCAGATCGCCATAGGCGATGGGCAGGCTGGCCCCGAAGTCAGCCAGTTGGCCCGTCGTGGTCAGGGCGGCGATGGCAAGCACGAGGGCCGGTTCGAAAGCAACGCCAAGCAGTGCGAGGACAGCGGTCATGACGGCGATGGTGAAGGCGAAAAGCATGAAGAAGACCCAGGCCAGTTGGGCCCCTTCTTCACGCAGGCGGCGGGCGTCACCGCCACCGCGCCCGATGGAGTTGGGGTGGATGATCCGCTCCAACTCACGCTCACCGTGGCGCAGAAGGGCATAGACCCGGAGCAGCTTGACCCCGCCTGCGGTTGTTGCCGTGCCGCCACCGATGATGGCCAGCGCAAGCAGGATCAGACCGGGCGTGCCGATCCCCGACCATTGCGCAGCACTTTGCCATTCGGCCGAGACATAGCCGGTGGTGGTGAGGAACGAGGCGGCGGTGAACAGGATGCCCCAGAGCGAGGCCAGCGCGCGCGGGGCGTCTTCGGCGAGTCCGGCCGCCTCGGCGACGAACCAGTGGCGCAGGAACAGGATGACTGTCACGCTGAGGACAATGAGCGCGGCCAAGCGCAGTTCGGGGTCGCCGGGCAGGCCGCGGCGTTGCGCGGCCGGGCCGGGCCCGGGAAGCGCGCGACGG from Tabrizicola piscis harbors:
- the hfq gene encoding RNA chaperone Hfq produces the protein MAADKQNLQDAFLNHVRKAKVPVTIFLINGVKLQGVITWFDNFCVLLRRDGQSQLVYKHAISTIMPGAPISLYEGED
- the hflX gene encoding GTPase HflX, which encodes MRDTAAQPTRTYVLHPALKSANARRLPEHGLAEAVALAAALPELDIRGAEVVRLSRTSPATLIGSGKVEDLKTRFKADEIELVLVDGTVSPVQQRNLEKEWGVKLLDRTSLILEIFADRARTREGVLQVELAALSYQRTRLVRAWTHLERQRGGFGFVGGPGETQLEADRRAIDDQVIRLKRQLDKVVKTRELHRASRRKVPFPLVALVGYTNAGKSTLFNRMTGAEVLAKDMLFATLDPTMRGITLPAPDGGAGRKIIASDTVGFISDLPTQLVAAFRATLEEVLEADLILHVRDISHPETAEQAQDVAEILTSLGVKPAVPVLEVWNKLDLVDPAARAALALGATGRDRVFPVSALTGEGVPTLLDAISLVFDEAKTDQTLILPFAEGRKRAWLHQEGVVMAEVEAEDGYHLTLRWTARQEKRFRDL